In Fimbriiglobus ruber, a genomic segment contains:
- a CDS encoding c-type cytochrome, with protein sequence MRFRDAELNLRPGQPGGELARDVLSDPPAWWQLKKKKTRDWTGAMAAQSARVDLITLLHPFHSPEYIKKHEPVFADIHSFVVSTKPPAYPFPVDGKEAARGGALFKEHCARCHGTHDTAWTYPNRIVPLKDLGTDPVLAEAVTDREVELMNSTWLAREVGPDGKPYRFLPARGYQAPPLDGVWATAPYFHNASVPTLYHVLNSKARPRVFTRSYRTAEEDYDPVRVGWKVATVEPPDAKLPYAERRNVYDTTRRGQGNGGHTFGDELTEAERAAVIEYLKTL encoded by the coding sequence ATGCGATTCCGCGACGCCGAACTCAACCTCCGCCCCGGCCAACCGGGCGGCGAACTCGCCCGGGACGTTCTCAGCGACCCGCCGGCCTGGTGGCAACTCAAGAAGAAGAAAACCCGCGACTGGACCGGCGCGATGGCGGCCCAATCCGCCCGGGTCGATCTCATCACCCTACTCCACCCGTTCCACTCCCCGGAGTACATCAAGAAACACGAGCCGGTGTTCGCCGACATCCATTCGTTCGTCGTGAGTACGAAACCGCCGGCTTACCCGTTCCCGGTGGACGGTAAGGAAGCGGCCCGGGGCGGGGCGCTGTTCAAGGAACACTGCGCCCGCTGCCACGGGACGCACGACACGGCCTGGACTTACCCGAACCGAATCGTCCCGCTCAAAGACCTGGGGACCGACCCGGTCCTGGCGGAGGCGGTTACGGACCGGGAAGTGGAGCTGATGAATTCCACCTGGCTGGCCCGTGAGGTCGGCCCGGACGGCAAGCCGTACAGGTTCCTCCCGGCCCGCGGCTACCAAGCCCCACCCCTCGACGGCGTGTGGGCGACGGCACCCTACTTTCACAACGCCTCCGTCCCGACGCTCTATCACGTCCTCAACTCGAAAGCCCGGCCGAGGGTGTTTACCCGCTCGTACCGGACGGCCGAGGAAGACTACGACCCGGTCCGGGTGGGCTGGAAGGTTGCGACCGTGGAGCCGCCCGACGCCAAACTGCCTTACGCCGAGCGGAGAAATGTTTACGACACGACCCGGCGGGGTCAGGGCAACGGCGGCCACACCTTCGGAGACGAACTGACGGAAGCCGAGCGCGCGGCCGTGATCGAATACCTGAAGACCTTGTAG